aataaataaatgtttgaaaGGCAAATACCATCAGAAAACACACACGGCATTAATATGTCTTtgctttatgttttcttttgacagatcctttttaagttatttttctgATCTTGGATTCAActttatgtaggctacattaaTGCACCCAAACTGCAAATGTTCAACCAAAAGTTGTTGAAAGCTATCATCTTGGGGTCTGGTGTGAACCCCCAACCCCCTGTAGTGTTGATTGCTGAAGGGGTTAATGTGCTTTTGGATGTTTATCCAGCATAAACATCATGGCAGCGCCACAGCTCCGGGGGCCACTGGATAGCCAACTTCTTCTGCTGCCTGGAGTCAGACTTCAAAGATCTTCTCACAGGGGTGGCACCATTAGTCTCTCAAACCCCCACCCTGCTATTACTCAAAGCCCTTCATGTTATAAACTGACAAGTTTTGGTTTTGATGACACTTTGTTGGTTTTTAACTAGCAGTGGGTACTGGTATCCTTTATTAGGCCTTGCAAAAGTAACAATACCACAATGTAAATCTCACGTTCAAAGTTTTAACTGACTTTTGACAGTGAAATGAAGCTATCAAAAGAAGAAATACCCATTATGCAGAATGGTACCTTTCAGATGTTTATATTTCTACAGTAGTATATTACAATGTTGGATTATTATTGCACAACATGTATTTCAAACTgaaacaaatttaaatttgaagcaaaaattgaaatgaaatccCCTTTATATAGCAACTGGCAATTTCATCTATAAACATGTCATATTATGTAACGtgatgagttgtttttttatgaaatctTATCTGTTAAGTAATTAGACTGTCATAGAGGattcaaaaacacaatatttccctctgtaATGTAGgggagtaaaagtataaagtagcacaACTCATCATTAACACCCCTACACTAGTAGGACTAAATGTCAGAatatccaaaaaacaaaacaacaaatgcacattcttgtgttgtgtgttcacatttttttactAAGCATGTTAAATTGTATGAATgtgatataaacaaaaaaagtttcttgCCTAGAGTTAGACAAGAAGCCCGATACCACTTTTATGTCTGTAGGTTTAGTGGGAAGCTACCTCCAGCAGCCggttagtttagcttagcataaagactggaaaccaGGAAAAAGCTAATCTGGCTAGACcccaacaataacaaaatttGAAGGCTCATTCACTAATATGTTgtacctttttttgtttaatgcgTACCAAAACTAATGATGATGTTACTCAGAGTCAAGTCAGGTGAGAACACCTTTAGTCTATTGAGTTGTGACTTATCTTGAGTTGTGgcaaaaaatcatttttttgctttctcaCACCTGCTTTTTGTACTGCTGCGCTACATTTACCGGTAGTCGCTTTAAGGCATTACAGATTAGTGACACTCCCTGCCATAATTAGATGCCAGCTCATTAATCCCCCACTGTGATTCAGAGCAGCTTGCACTTCTGAATATGTCCTAATCAAAAGAAATGAATTTGCAGTATTCATTTCTCTACGTTAACCTCAAGTGGCAATTATCAGTTGACATTCTGAGTGGACAACATTGATCTGAAATATGAGGTAGGCCACCAAGGCACAATACTTACACAGTACGTTTGTTAGATATTTTGTTTAGTTTCGGGCTAATGAGAAACAACCagaataaattaaacaaatcttCTCAAGTACTTTGCCTAAAAACAGAGCCACGCCAAACAGGATTAAAAAGTTAATATAGTCGATTCATTCAAAAATAGCTAGAATTTATCACTCTTGCATAAACTCACTGTTCATCTAAAATACTCTAATGGCTTTTTCATGGAAACAGATTTAAATTTCATATTGGAAAACTTTAATTCCAGCCAGTTGTCAGAGTCATCACTGCCTTTAATCCTTTTCTTAATATAACTGCTTTCGACACGCGATACGTGGTGATAACATCAACATGAAGTGCCAGTTTTAGGATGTTAAATACAGTCCTATAAATAAGTGTCATTTTGGCAgcctttcatttatttaaatgacgCTAATCTACAGTTAGGGAACAGAAAAGCACTGagaatattttcatttcaaaagctGAAGGGTGTCACTATAATATGGTGTCATACGTATTTTTAGGATCATAATTATCGTAAATGTGGTTGTTCATGTCAGGAATGATGCATGTCATAATCACTTACTCTTTATAGCTTCACTAAAATGTCAcatgtattaatattattttaaaccAAATTCATGCACATTcaataaaccaaaacaattttaACCATATTCTATCGGATGTAATAGCCTGAATTTATATTTTGGTCAAATAATATCAAATTGCATTGCAGTTACACCCGTTTTGATCTGTGGGACATTGATGTTAAAGTCTGTTCTCACTGGGGAAATTGCAGCCTAAACAAAGTGGAGTGaatgtaaataatgttaatTTTGCAAAAATCCATGTTTTCCCATCATACTCTGTTGTGCAATTTACATAGGTGGATTTAACTTTTAGGTGCCTATGGGCCAAGCTAGGCTAGCTGTGTCCCTGTTtcaagtctttatgctaagctaagctaactggctgctggttAGCATCATATTTAACatgagtggtattgatcttctcgtTTAACTTTCAGTATGTCTTTCCCCAAATTACATTCAGGCAGTTTAACATGCTTTTGGTAACAAAATATGAGTGAACACAAGGTAATACATGGTAAATATAAAGATTTATTTACCACATGCTATATAATCTTCTAGGGTCTAGTTATCAGAGGTAAGAAGTAATCAAGTTAAATACCTGTTACCCTCTAATACAGTACTTCTACTCTACAGTACTTCTATGCTTCACAGGCAATGCAACAAATTATCGAGGATGTTCCCTGGTCAGTCAACAACATCAGCTGTTTACATAACGGTAATGTGTGGTGACATGACACACATTTAAGTCTCTGGACGCTCTGTCATCTTGGTTGTAGTTTAAACACTATTTTAAGCACCTTATCTTGCAGAAGGTTATGCTTTTCAGCTGTAACCAATAGTTTTATTGGTTTTGGGACACAAATGTGATGTTTGATGAATTAAATAGATCTGGGACCATGAAGAGGAAAGGTTAAATTGATACGTATTGGCAGGATTCTTCTCAGTTGCTCAGTTCCCAACATGAGAATAGTACACCTTGACGTCAGCAGGACATGTACGAGTACATATGTATTAAATGTGTGGAGCTGGCATGTGGTGTGGTGAAACCAAGCACACCCCCTGAGCTCAGAGAGGCTCACTGAAGTTCACCTTGGGTTTTCTCAGGTTTCACTTGCTCAGTTCCTCCCAAACATTTGCCTAATTTTCTCCTGTCAGAACTTAACATTGTCCCATGAGAAGACAGCCGGGGAGATCATGTCGGACAGGGAGATCCTTAAAGCAGAGATAGTCTTAATGAAAGACTATCCAGGGGGAGGAGCAGGAAACACAATCCAACCAGGGACAAAACTTCAAGTAAGTACAACACGCACACTCTTTATGCTTTGTGGAAACTTTGACTGAAGGCTTTATTACTGACATATTTACATTtctgtgcatgagtgtgtgtggaaTATATCTGTCTATATATTTGCCGGATAAATATACTCTTATCAAGACATAAAGGGATTGTTAGGGCATAAAATAACTTGATGTAACAATCCAAGTTGGACATTTATTGCCTTTTAAATTTAAGATGTATGATTACATTGTAGTCAATAATATAGTCAACCAAACAGGTTTATTAATTTCTACTCTATAATGGATTTGTTATGTTAGTGTCAGATATAGACTTCATCAaagttctttctttttctctgcacaCATTTTGGTCACGCTAGCTTTTTAAGAATTTAAagtgaaacacataaaaacaactaatcactctttgttttttgtttttcagcctTCACCGGATCACGTGAGCTTCTCTCAAACCAAAGCCTCTCCTTCACTCAGTGTTCAGTCTGAAAATATCCTCGCCCACGTAGCTGCCGGGACAGCCTCTATGGAAACAGCTGTTGATAAACACAGGGGCATTTCCCGGGGGCAGAGTCACGATACCTCTGGACTTACTGAGGTTAGCTCGGGTTTCTTTGCAAATATAGCGTCTGTGTCAGAAGACAGACTGAGCCCCACAGACTCTGCAGATCTGTTCCCCACACCGGCTTCATCCAGAGAGTCCATCCTTTCAGAGGACTTGGACAGAGAGAAGAGCTGGTCGGCTGTGCAGCTTTCCTCTCTCACCTCTCCTGTTTCTTTCAGCCGCACTGTTTCTCCCTGCTCATCTGTCCGCTCCGGCATCTTCTCCCCTGCGGTTGTTCAGATCAAGAGGCACTTTCTCGCTCCTGGCTCTAGTCTGGTTCACACCCCCTGTTTCTCATCCTGCGAGAGCctgtcctcctctgtctgtccccAGTCCCCTCCTCCCCGGCACCGGCCTCCTCTCACCCGACTCTCCCTCCTCACTGCCATCCTAAGAAAAGGCCGTCTTCCTGTCCTGTCCCCTGCTCTGCAGAGGCCTTACACCCCCTGCTGGCCTATTAGCCCCGTGACCATGTCCACTTGTAAAGCATGCTCAGCAGCCTCCAGTGTGGCCTCCATTCCCCTTGAGTTTTCCTCTCGGTTCTCCTCATCAACATCTATAGATAGTCAGAGCCACGCTCACAGGGAGCCTAATAGAAGTGTCATATCTCCTCCACCTGTGCAGTCAAATGAGCTCAGTAGAACATGCCCTCAAGCGAAAAGATGCTCCAGCAGTGTGCCTAGATGGGAGCAGGTTATTTCACCACCAGCTGTAAAGAGCACACTCCCGAAAGTGCCACAGCCTTTATTTTGCTCAAACGTCAATTCAGTTTCCCCACTACAGCATAAAAGAATGGACTGTGCAACTTCCAAAAAGTTGCAACACCCACACACGTCCATTTCCAAGTCCCACGAGCTGAAGCCCATCAACACTGACATTTACCTCAAGGGCCTTGCAGATAACAACCTTAAAAAAGTAATCTCCCCATCCCCTGAAGATAATAAGTTAGGGACCTCTTTGTCCCATAAATGGAGTCCCCTGCCAAATTCATCTTTCTCAAGTCTTCACTCGCTCTCTCAACAATTGaggtctccctctgtctctcctcctcgGCTTAAGCCTTCTCAATCACTCTCACCAGGTGCCACAATTTTCTGTGACACAGCATCACCATCTGTACAAAACGCCACAGAAAGGTGTGAGTCAGGGACGAGCTGCCCTGATTACAAAAAATCAGCTGGTTTTCACAGAACTCATTGTCTGTCTCCTTCCCACTACACACCCATGGCTTTTCACGGATGGCCCTCACCCACTAACTCCCCCACGCCTACCCCCTCTCCtattccaccaatcagagactTTCTCCagtccccttctctctccatgCGCTCCACGCCCTCCCCAAGGCCTGGGAGTGGAATATCAGACTGCAGTGACAGGgagggtaaaaaaagaaaggtagCCGCTCTGCTTGCCATGTGCATGGTTTAACTgtgaatattatttattatgctcCTTGTGACATGTTGTTCTGCCTTGCTACGTAGttaaaaacagatttccctcaCTTGATAGCTGGATATCAAGCGCTGTTCTCTGCTTTTAGATTTCTGTTTACAGTATGTTTGCCatatgctttttattgatgttgttGTAGATCTTTGATTCGCAGATATTTCAAATGTAATGATTGACAAATCTGAAATGGCATATGTTAAAACAAGAGTGAACCATCATCATACAAAGGATATAGCAGACTTTTCAAACTCTGGTTTCTAGGCCAGAAACACATGCTTGAAGTTAAGTAACATCTGAGTTTTAACCATCAGAAATCCAATTTATTCAGTGCAAGAAGGGAAACATAAGTCAATGTGTGACACAGCCATGTTGCCTGTCAGTGTGAAAAAGTTAGTTGTAACTTAACTGTTGGGCGGGGTTTTGCATAATTAGTAGCCTGTGGCAGTGTGAGATAAAGCATgcctaaataaatgtaaaacgcATATAATGACTTTACACAAGATATTTTATAATGTCTATCTTTAGTAAAATGCAGAAATttgaattaattttaatttcactGTCTGCTCTCTCTGCGAACTCCAGACACACAAGATAAAGTTAAGCTACAAATCGTTCGCTGCAATTCCCACAAACACACTTCTGTTGGATCAGCAGGTGAGTTAACTTGACTCTGTCCAACTAACTCGTCTTCTCATCCTTCTAACAACCATCCCTATGATTCCCTAATGCAAGCCTGATGCAGGCACTCAAATGTTGCCATTTGGACCaatatgtggtgaatgtgaaataGGAATAAACTCACGATGTATAAGTCCACTCCTCAGGCTTTATggagaaatacatttttgtaaaggATTTACAGGAAATAAAGCAAGACGCCTCATTTTTAAATCCTTGTGAAAGTTAAAACAGACTCAAAGGGAAACGTGTCATGTTGCTGTGTCATTTGTACTGCAGTATGGTACAATtagagctgcagaggagggaGAGATGTCTGAGAAGAATACAGAGTGGATGAATATGAATTGAAGAGTTGCTGCAATGTCTAAGCCTCTTGTGTAATCCCTCACCGAGACCACCAGTCTTGGCAAGGAGCTCAATCTGTCCACTCTGCTTTGCATTCACAGACAATAGACGAGCAggtagagagagaagagagtcCGTGTTGCAGGTTGGACAGAGGTGTTGCAGACACCCACGCTGAGGTATTACTGAACACATTACTGCTGGTTTGCACTGCACGCTTCACACAACTCTCTGTTAACATGAATCATTTTCTACAGATGTGCTCACCCGCTGAGCTCCGGCAGCAGTCAGAAGCTCTTTATGCAGTTATTGATGAGATATTGGCAGATTCCATTCCAGCAGTGAGTTCAAAGGATTATTCGCAAATGTTGATTTGTTTGTCCATTGAATATTAAGAgtgtatctttttatttttatttttactttaagagCAAAACATCCCGCTCACAGCAGCCCTCCAGGTCATCGACTACAAACATTGATCTGCAGGTAAAGTGTGTGTCTTTAACAGCTTGTGACAAAAATGGCAAGCTCCTAAACTCTTGATTTGACACTCAAGCGGACTACAGGAATAACATCTCACCAACGGCATGCAGAAAGTAATAGAGAAGCTGCAATACAGTTATACCTACTATTGTAAATCAATAAAGTTCAGTTTAATagaaagtaggaaaagcacaactGTGGTGACCTTGAGGCCATGGAAACCAGTGATATGTGCTGTGTTTTACTGAAAAACCAATTGGATGGGAGATAAAAGTGAATTCTGACTATATTTTCATTAGGATGAGAAATGAAAACATATCTGTTCATTATTCATCAAGGGGGAAAGCTCTTCCTGGTTTctagggagaaaaaaacatgacatctTCACAATTTCCCACCAGTAGAGGTTTCATTCTTTCCTTCTTTACTTTCAGCAGAACAACTCATCGTTAACACAATCCTTGGGACGTGAAACCAAATATGTGAGTAAGATAAGTTTAAGATAGATAAGAGTGAGATAGTTTTGTTAAAGGTTTAAAGGCAAACAGTTCCCCTGGATTTTACTCTCACAGGATCCACTACTGACAGTACCGTATGTTACaacaaatcaatattttatcattcaaaacacttttttgtgtattgtgtattgtgAGCTACACCTCAAAGATTTGAAGAGAGTATTTCCTATCGGGAATTTTACTactttaaaaatctgaaaactgAGTTGATGTAGCCTGCATGAACAAAGACTCACTCTTTAGAGGGTAAATGCTGTTAAAGACAAAACCTACAGTATGATGTTTGTCCACCTCTGACCAAGTGCAACAGCAGTAAAGGAATAGCTCATGGTTTTGGGATCATCTCAAACTTTTGCTTGCCTTTACAATAACCGTCAATACTTCAAGTGCCTTCCTTTATCAGCATTTCAGGTTTATGGGAGACACTAActaaatgtttttcttcctctttgtttATTTAGGCTTCTGTATGCAGCTTGCACCCATCTACTGGTGTAGAGAGAAAGCTTATGAATCCGGAAAAGGTACATATTCAAGTTTAGTCTCCTACTGCAACTGCTCTAACACTGATGATGGTAAAGTGTCTTGGAAAGCAAGAATGATTTCCTCTCCGGTGCCAAACTTTGAATCTTTCCTTTCAGACAAAACCTGGGGTTATTCGTCCAATGACAGCCAGTCCAAGACTGATGGTCGAGAATGACGAAGAATTCCATCCAAACCCTTTCAGGGAGTTTGTCACCAAGAACCCGACTGACAACAAAAAGGTAGGCTGGagaaaaagtgtgttttcaaACCTATATAGTTACACACAGTAGTTTTATTTGAAGTGATTGcaaaatctgtctttttttattactcaACAATTGTGTAACGAATTTCATGAAATGAGCAAAGCAACTTATCACACTCTATTCCACTTCTTTGGATGTCGTCTACATGCATGGTATTTTCCAAACatgtataaatactgtattaCATCTGGTCACATGATACCAAAAGTTCCATCTGCTGAAGAAAACTTGGAGTTAAACAAAAACCTagtatagtaaattaaacatgagGGTGGAATATTTGATCACAGAtaagttatatttttttaatgccagTTACCTGTCTGGGGAAACAGACTTAATCATGGGTTTATAGGACTACAcacattctttaaaaaatgcgtacaaaattaaaaacaccttTCTGCTTGTGGTAATCGTTTGAGAGCTCTTTGTCTCTTCCTTCTACACTATTTTTGTACTATGTATTTCAACCCTCTCATTTTTgctttattaaataataatgacttagagcagtggttcccaagGGTTTTTCAATGATGTACCCCTTTTGAACAGCATTTTTAAGCCATGTACAAACTGAGAAATTCACAGTAGAAAGAAGGAAGGCAACAAAGGAAAAACCttgaacaaaaaaagacagtagaAAAAAGTAAGGAAGAAAGGCcagaataagtaaaaaaaaacgacaaaaccttcaaaaaaaggtgacaaactGACACTTGGCGGAGCATCATTGACTCTGTGAGGTCCGGGCTGTGGCCTTGTGCTGCGGCCCGCAGgggtttggtcccttgtcttgtgtgtctatttgggtgtgtgtctgttagtgtatgtgtgtgtctgcatgtgttttgtctccctccctcccgccCCCCTGGGACGCATTTAaatgtcccagtgtgttgtttgggaCTGTTTGTGGATGTTTCTGCAttcttagttaaaaaaaaaaaatatatatacaaatttgatcacaaaaaaggtGACAAACTTCAAAAACAGCGTCATTActtagaaaaaaatagaaagtagAAGTAACTACAGCCTTGCATCTGAAAAACATTTAGCCAAAAATCTTACGTaccccccatttgagaaacactgactTAGAGGGAAATTTTCAAAACATCTTTCAATTGATTGTAAtggcatatactgtatttttgtttgagcCAGTGCCAGATACATGTCCGACATTTACAAAAACCTGCATATAGGCGCTTCAACACATTCAGTTTGAACCCAACCCATAATGAATTATAGATTTGGCAATACACTTTCTGGTATAAACTAAGCGTATAATTCAGTGTCTCTGTTGCGATTACTCCAAACACATATCAGGTATAACTTCAAAGTTAAAATTATGAATGTGATGGTGAGAAAATGTGGACAGCCTCCATCCATCGCTGCAACTGAAGTCACCTCATTTACTGTGAAATGATGTCGAAAGATGTTTAGCTTAAAGGTGACTGACTCCTGTTTTTGTTCTAACTAAAATAGTTTTTCAATACCATGGTCGACAGTAGGGTAGCTGGGTTGTCTTTTTTCGATTTTTCACCACGTGGCTTGTCTCTGTCTCGTCAACCAGCCTTGTCAAACCTTGCAGAGGATGATTCCTTTTGCTTCACAAGCTGTTTCCATACCTCTTCTTGTCAAAGTACTTTAACTGCAGAGCTATGAAAAGTGGCCTGCTTTCCATCCTGCTGGAAAACATTGGAGCAGTGTAGAGTGCTGTTTTTGATAACAGTTATTGGGTGAGGCATCATTTTTAAAGTGTTAAGTAAAAACATACAATGTCACCTCAGTTTAAGTATTCTTTTTCACTCTGCCTCAGAGATGAAAGAAAACAGGAAGAGCCATCAAGAGGATACATAATTGTGTGGCAATTTATCAGCCACACCTTTTGTCACACACAGCAATGAGAGATGGTAAAACAggtgtatttgttatttattgagTTCAAACAGACATTATTGTTTcaaagtaatattgtaataaaaacatttaccaTATTAAAAACGTCTTTATCAGTCCagttttcatttccttttcacACATGGTAGTAATACTAATTCCGTAGCAgcgtaatttattttaaatgatcaCTGACAACTGCTGACAATGACCCTGATGAAGACCTGTGTTGGTCGCAAAGCGACTAAATTTCCTCCATGCAATGACCACTTCACAAAATGTTAATGAAAGCTCTTTCAATGTGTAATACTGAGCTTTGTGCAAAATTATAGTctgaactttgtttttttgttgaatacATGACATGAAATGTCAAGGTCAACAGAATTCcatcagtatatatatatatatatatatatatatatatatatatatatatatatatatatatatactgatgAGACAGTGAACACTTAAACCTCAACCATATCATTAAGTGTTCGCTTTAAGCAATCTTTCTCTCTAGAAAGATGTTTTCCAATTCAATGGCCCTGACATGTTTGACGccaaaaacacagtttttcaTTTGATAGGGAACTTccagaaagacaaaacaataacattacttgcaATGCAGAAATTATTGGTAGCTTACTTCCAAGGCTATCCTGTATTTAGTTTAATGGTTTGTTTTGATGTTGTCATACGATAATATGCAGAGTGTTAGGAACCTGTAACATTGATATTCAGCGTTTGATGCAATCGGCATTACGTTGGCACAGTGGACTGTGGGTGccctgcttttttcttttaaccacaGATTTTGGATCCATTACAGTCAGAATAATGCAATGAGGTGTTTAATAATGTATTTCAGTTCATGTTCTTTACATTTAAggttatgtttaatttgttgACGTTGTCGTGCAATGCCAAGAAACATTTCTGCTTAGTTTGGAGTGAAGATAAACAAAACTTCCAAATCTATGTACACGTGTTACACACATGAAtatgcatttttacatttaggTGTGGGATTTCATATTGTGATTACTGAAAGGATATTTCCACATTCTGGGAATTACGCTTATTCAccttcttgccaagagttagatgagaagaacaATGTCATTCTCAGTTTGTACAGTGAATATGAAGCCACAgacagcagctggttagcttagcttagcatgaagaatGGACACAGATGGACACAGGTTGCCTGTATCTGTTTGCCTGTAACGAAATCCGCCTAGAAGTGTCTCTAAAGCTCAccaattaacacatttaatCTTGTAAAATTAACACATTGATAATGATATAGAGGTTTCCAGGCTGCCATTGGAGACTTCAGGACTGCACCAAGCCTAGAAATAGTCATGAGTACATTACTCCCTggaaaactaaaacaacaaagtgCTGTTGCCAACTAAATAAATGAGATGtgattttaaatatgtatttagcAAATTTTAGGACTAACTTTGATTGCAATTTGTTGGATTTCTACCTTTTAGGTGAAGTTAATGCTTCAAAAATCTTCTTTTACTACGTTCTTTTGTATAAGGTCTAATCCCTGACTGGCTGATGAATGTTCTCATTCTCGTCATGTTCATTAAGTAATGAGCTTTCTCTAACTCagcagtaaaatgtattttatttcatttctggGTACCTTTTCTAGTCTTTGGTAGAATCAAAGGATGTGGCGTTAATTAGCAACATGAGAATAACAATTCATATATAATTGGAAACTCATGTGTTGCCTAGGAGCTCACATTCAAGAATTCAAGAACAGTATTTGTCTCTCTGCCCCTGTCTCTTTCCTGTTATGGTCTCGTACTTAATTCTAATTTTGCCAGCATCTCAATCCTTTCTTTACAGAGTACGTATATAACAATATTTCAGATCTCAGTCATATGGATCTTCTTTAGTTTGTCCCGTGGaactgtgaagaaaaaaagagaagagccATCAGGAGGATAACTGCGcagtgtctctgtttaaacacaTAGCTTAACGTTGAGAAAAGACTGAAAATGTCCTTGTTACCATGAAAAAGCTGAAAGCCAAAACAAACAAGAGACCAGGAAGAAACTTTAGCAACTGACGAGAgttctttttaaaatgctgtATCAGTAACTGCACCTAGCTGCAGTGCACCTGCAGTGCAAATGGCTCAGAGCCGAGACACAGAGCCCCCCCGTCAGCTGCCAACTACTGTGGCGGCAGAGGTGAAGAaaaatggtttaatttaaaatgtatgcttGATTACCAGCTGTGGCACCAACAAATCGTATTGTTTTCgccttgcgtgtgtgtgtgtgtgtgtgtgtgtgtgtgtgtgtgtgtgtgtgtgtgtcatcatggCAAAATGTGGTCCCTGAGACTACTGCAGTGATACTACCACAGAGGCCGATTTGAGAACTTTGTCAGGTGTttatatgtctgtctgtctgcggtCAGATGTTGTCACTGTGATAGTGTCAACCATGGAAGATGCAGTCACAAAACTTTGCAGGGGTGTAGTTAACATCAAAATGAAGATTGTTTTTGAAGAT
This window of the Etheostoma spectabile isolate EspeVRDwgs_2016 chromosome 17, UIUC_Espe_1.0, whole genome shotgun sequence genome carries:
- the mlip gene encoding muscular LMNA-interacting protein isoform X2, with translation MDRVSKSLGEGSIGVPSHRIFTFLPVVQKLPIKNVVTEEERSGALTEKTNKNLTLSHEKTAGEIMSDREILKAEIVLMKDYPGGGAGNTIQPGTKLQPSPDHVSFSQTKASPSLSVQSENILAHVAAGTASMETAVDKHRGISRGQSHDTSGLTEVSSGFFANIASVSEDRLSPTDSADLFPTPASSRESILSEDLDREKSWSAVQLSSLTSPVSFSRTVSPCSSVRSGIFSPAVVQIKRHFLAPGSSLVHTPCFSSCESLSSSVCPQSPPPRHRPPLTRLSLLTAILRKGRLPVLSPALQRPYTPCWPISPVTMSTCKACSAASSVASIPLEFSSRFSSSTSIDSQSHAHREPNRSVISPPPVQSNELSRTCPQAKRCSSSVPRWEQVISPPAVKSTLPKVPQPLFCSNVNSVSPLQHKRMDCATSKKLQHPHTSISKSHELKPINTDIYLKGLADNNLKKVISPSPEDNKLGTSLSHKWSPLPNSSFSSLHSLSQQLRSPSVSPPRLKPSQSLSPGATIFCDTASPSVQNATERCESGTSCPDYKKSAGFHRTHCLSPSHYTPMAFHGWPSPTNSPTPTPSPIPPIRDFLQSPSLSMRSTPSPRPGSGISDCSDREGKKRKTHKIKLSYKSFAAIPTNTLLLDQQTIDEQVEREESPCCRLDRGVADTHAEMCSPAELRQQSEALYAVIDEILADSIPASKTSRSQQPSRSSTTNIDLQQNNSSLTQSLGRETKYASVCSLHPSTGVERKLMNPEKTKPGVIRPMTASPRLMVENDEEFHPNPFREFVTKNPTDNKKVHSMSHEEAGTDFYKMLREDWKPEDRGPFSVCDLQITEPEDQMSPSVKDASTSFSPTKRQTEAFETHI
- the mlip gene encoding muscular LMNA-interacting protein isoform X4, which produces MDRVSKSLGEGSIGVPSHRIFTFLPVVQKLPIKNVVTEEERSGALTEKTNKNLTLSHEKTAGEIMSDREILKAEIVLMKDYPGGGAGNTIQPGTKLQPSPDHVSFSQTKASPSLSVQSENILAHVAAGTASMETAVDKHRGISRGQSHDTSGLTEVSSGFFANIASVSEDRLSPTDSADLFPTPASSRESILSEDLDREKSWSAVQLSSLTSPVSFSRTVSPCSSVRSGIFSPAVVQIKRHFLAPGSSLVHTPCFSSCESLSSSVCPQSPPPRHRPPLTRLSLLTAILRKGRLPVLSPALQRPYTPCWPISPVTMSTCKACSAASSVASIPLEFSSRFSSSTSIDSQSHAHREPNRSVISPPPVQSNELSRTCPQAKRCSSSVPRWEQVISPPAVKSTLPKVPQPLFCSNVNSVSPLQHKRMDCATSKKLQHPHTSISKSHELKPINTDIYLKGLADNNLKKVISPSPEDNKLGTSLSHKWSPLPNSSFSSLHSLSQQLRSPSVSPPRLKPSQSLSPGATIFCDTASPSVQNATERCESGTSCPDYKKSAGFHRTHCLSPSHYTPMAFHGWPSPTNSPTPTPSPIPPIRDFLQSPSLSMRSTPSPRPGSGISDCSDREGKKRKTHKIKLSYKSFAAIPTNTLLLDQQTIDEQVEREESPCCRLDRGVADTHAEMCSPAELRQQSEALYAVIDEILADSIPASKTSRSQQPSRSSTTNIDLQASVCSLHPSTGVERKLMNPEKTKPGVIRPMTASPRLMVENDEEFHPNPFREFVTKNPTDNKKVHSMSHEEAGTDFYKMLREDWKPEDRGPFSVCDLQITEPEDQMSPSVKDASTSFSPTKRQTEAFETHI
- the mlip gene encoding muscular LMNA-interacting protein isoform X5, producing the protein MDRVSKSLGEGSIGVPSHRIFTFLPVVQKLPIKNVVTEEERSGALTEKTNKNLTLSHEKTAGEIMSDREILKAEIVLMKDYPGGGAGNTIQPGTKLQPSPDHVSFSQTKASPSLSVQSENILAHVAAGTASMETAVDKHRGISRGQSHDTSGLTEVSSGFFANIASVSEDRLSPTDSADLFPTPASSRESILSEDLDREKSWSAVQLSSLTSPVSFSRTVSPCSSVRSGIFSPAVVQIKRHFLAPGSSLVHTPCFSSCESLSSSVCPQSPPPRHRPPLTRLSLLTAILRKGRLPVLSPALQRPYTPCWPISPVTMSTCKACSAASSVASIPLEFSSRFSSSTSIDSQSHAHREPNRSVISPPPVQSNELSRTCPQAKRCSSSVPRWEQVISPPAVKSTLPKVPQPLFCSNVNSVSPLQHKRMDCATSKKLQHPHTSISKSHELKPINTDIYLKGLADNNLKKVISPSPEDNKLGTSLSHKWSPLPNSSFSSLHSLSQQLRSPSVSPPRLKPSQSLSPGATIFCDTASPSVQNATERCESGTSCPDYKKSAGFHRTHCLSPSHYTPMAFHGWPSPTNSPTPTPSPIPPIRDFLQSPSLSMRSTPSPRPGSGISDCSDREGKKRKTHKIKLSYKSFAAIPTNTLLLDQQTIDEQVEREESPCCRLDRGVADTHAEMCSPAELRQQSEALYAVIDEILADSIPASKTSRSQQPSRSSTTNIDLQRFHSFLLYFQQNNSSLTQSLGRETKYASVCSLHPSTGVERKLMNPEKTKPGVIRPMTASPRLMVENDEEFHPNPFREFVTKNPTDNKKLFSTD